The Xanthobacter flavus genome includes a window with the following:
- a CDS encoding 3-hydroxyacyl-CoA dehydrogenase family protein yields the protein MQPKRIAVIGAGLMGHGIAQAFAGAGLPVSIHDADPARRAGVPGRIRESLERLGADPAAVDRVTPADTLAAAVAGADVVIEAVPEDLELKKRVFAEIEAAAPPHALLASNTSVIPIMQIMAGLAHRRRAMGTHWWNPPHQIPLVEVVQAEDTGVAEVAAMMALLAGIGKKPVHVRRDVPGFIGNRLQHALWREAIALVQAGVCDAATVDEVVKESFGRRLAVLGPLENADLVGTDLTLMVHRYVLHDLDRTPGPLPLLEELVADGRLGMKTGGGFRDWTEAEAQAVRTRLADHLRRFDVHDT from the coding sequence ATGCAGCCGAAGAGGATCGCCGTCATTGGCGCCGGCCTGATGGGCCATGGCATCGCGCAGGCCTTCGCCGGTGCCGGGCTGCCTGTTTCCATTCACGACGCCGACCCGGCACGCCGCGCCGGCGTTCCCGGCCGCATCCGCGAGAGTCTCGAACGGCTGGGTGCCGATCCCGCCGCCGTGGACCGGGTGACGCCCGCCGATACGCTCGCCGCGGCGGTGGCCGGCGCCGATGTGGTGATCGAGGCGGTGCCGGAAGATCTTGAGCTGAAGAAGAGGGTGTTCGCGGAGATCGAGGCCGCCGCCCCGCCTCACGCGCTGCTCGCCAGCAACACTTCGGTCATTCCCATCATGCAGATCATGGCCGGGCTCGCCCACCGGCGGCGGGCCATGGGCACCCATTGGTGGAACCCGCCGCACCAGATCCCCCTCGTGGAGGTGGTGCAGGCCGAGGACACAGGCGTCGCCGAGGTCGCGGCCATGATGGCGCTCCTCGCCGGCATCGGAAAGAAGCCGGTGCATGTGCGCCGCGACGTACCGGGCTTCATCGGCAATCGGCTGCAGCATGCCTTGTGGCGCGAAGCCATCGCGCTCGTTCAGGCCGGCGTCTGCGATGCCGCGACCGTGGACGAGGTGGTGAAGGAGAGTTTCGGCCGTCGCCTCGCGGTGCTGGGCCCGCTGGAGAATGCCGACCTTGTTGGCACGGACCTGACGCTGATGGTCCACCGCTATGTCCTGCACGACCTCGACCGCACGCCCGGCCCCCTGCCGCTGCTGGAAGAGCTTGTCGCCGACGGTCGCCTCGGCATGAAGACCGGCGGGGGCTTCCGGGACTGGACCGAGGCGGAGGCGCAGGCGGTGCGCACGCGCCTCGCGGACCATCTGCGCCGGTTCGACGTTCACGACACATGA
- a CDS encoding 3-hydroxybutyrate dehydrogenase: MKGRNAIVTGSTSGIGLAIARALAGEGCNVMLNGLGDAGEIEAVRADLAAAAGTKIAYNGADVSRPAEVRALVAAACAELGPVDILVNNAGIQHVSALADFPDEQWDRLVAVNLSAAFHASKAVIGSMTERRFGRIVNIASVLGLVGAPHKVAYVATKHGLVGITKSIAIEVAETGVTCNAVCPGMVMTPIIEMQVADQAKVTGLSPEDVVKEVFLQNQPIRRPVTAEEIAGAVVFLCSPAGSGVTGTTLAVDGGYVAR; this comes from the coding sequence ATGAAAGGCCGCAACGCTATCGTCACCGGCTCCACCTCCGGCATCGGCCTCGCCATCGCGCGGGCGTTGGCGGGGGAGGGCTGCAACGTGATGCTCAACGGTCTCGGCGATGCGGGCGAGATCGAGGCCGTCCGCGCCGATCTCGCCGCGGCCGCCGGTACGAAGATCGCCTATAACGGCGCCGATGTGAGCCGCCCGGCCGAGGTCCGCGCTTTGGTCGCGGCAGCGTGCGCGGAACTGGGCCCGGTGGACATTCTCGTGAACAATGCCGGCATCCAGCATGTCTCGGCGCTGGCGGATTTTCCGGACGAGCAGTGGGACCGCCTCGTCGCGGTGAACCTCTCCGCCGCCTTTCACGCCAGCAAGGCGGTCATCGGTTCCATGACGGAGCGGCGCTTCGGCCGCATCGTCAACATCGCCTCCGTGCTCGGGCTCGTGGGCGCGCCGCACAAGGTGGCCTATGTGGCCACCAAGCACGGCCTCGTGGGGATCACCAAATCCATCGCGATCGAGGTGGCGGAGACCGGCGTCACCTGCAACGCCGTCTGCCCCGGCATGGTGATGACGCCGATCATCGAGATGCAGGTGGCCGACCAGGCGAAGGTCACGGGCCTGTCGCCCGAGGACGTTGTGAAGGAGGTGTTCCTCCAGAACCAGCCCATCCGCCGCCCGGTGACGGCGGAGGAGATCGCCGGGGCCGTCGTGTTCCTGTGCTCGCCGGCCGGCTCGGGCGTCACGGGCACGACGCTGGCGGTGGATGGCGGCTACGTCGCCCGCTGA
- a CDS encoding ABC transporter substrate-binding protein produces MKGLMVAAALGTAVAALAGPASAQMSDGKIKIGLLSDLAGVYSDINGEGSAQAARLAAEEFGNAINGVPVEIIVGDHQNKADVAASLARKWIDTEQVDVVADVPNSAAALAVQAITKERKRIFLMSGPGSVDLTGKACSPYGFMWTWDTHSVSAATARALVTKGDKSWFFITADYAFGHSLEEEASKTVKAMGGTVKGGVRVPLATSDFSSFLLQAQASGAKVVALANAGGDTINSVKQATEFGLPQGGQTLAGLLLNINDIHALTLPVAKGLILSNSFYWDMNDETRAWSKKFEAKTGRKPSMNQAGVYSAVRHYLQAVKDLGTDDADKVAAKMRATPVTDMMMKDAKIGENGRVFNNMYLFEVKKPQDSKGPWDYLTLLQTVPGAEAYIPVKDSGCPLVR; encoded by the coding sequence ATGAAGGGTCTCATGGTTGCCGCGGCGCTCGGCACCGCCGTCGCCGCGCTCGCAGGGCCGGCTTCTGCCCAGATGTCCGACGGCAAGATCAAGATCGGCCTGCTGTCCGATCTCGCCGGCGTCTATTCCGACATCAACGGGGAGGGCTCGGCCCAGGCGGCCCGGCTCGCGGCGGAAGAGTTCGGCAACGCCATCAACGGCGTGCCGGTGGAGATCATCGTCGGCGATCACCAGAACAAGGCGGACGTGGCGGCGAGCCTCGCCCGCAAGTGGATCGACACCGAGCAGGTGGACGTGGTGGCCGACGTGCCGAACTCCGCCGCCGCGCTGGCCGTGCAGGCCATCACCAAGGAGCGCAAGCGCATCTTCCTCATGTCCGGCCCCGGCTCGGTGGACCTCACCGGCAAGGCGTGCAGCCCCTACGGCTTCATGTGGACCTGGGACACCCACTCGGTGTCGGCGGCCACCGCCCGCGCGCTGGTGACCAAGGGCGACAAGAGCTGGTTCTTCATCACCGCCGACTATGCCTTCGGCCATTCGCTGGAGGAGGAGGCATCCAAGACGGTGAAGGCCATGGGCGGCACCGTGAAGGGCGGCGTCCGCGTGCCCCTCGCGACCTCGGATTTCTCCTCTTTCCTGCTGCAGGCGCAGGCGTCGGGCGCCAAGGTGGTGGCCCTCGCCAATGCCGGCGGCGACACCATCAATTCCGTGAAGCAGGCGACCGAGTTCGGCCTGCCGCAGGGTGGGCAGACGCTCGCCGGCCTGCTCCTCAACATCAACGACATCCACGCGCTGACGCTGCCGGTGGCGAAGGGCCTCATCCTGTCCAACTCGTTCTACTGGGACATGAACGACGAGACCCGCGCCTGGTCGAAGAAGTTCGAGGCCAAGACCGGCCGCAAGCCTTCCATGAACCAGGCGGGCGTCTATTCCGCCGTCCGCCACTATCTCCAGGCGGTGAAGGACCTCGGCACGGACGACGCCGACAAGGTGGCCGCCAAGATGCGCGCCACGCCGGTCACCGACATGATGATGAAGGACGCGAAGATCGGCGAGAATGGGCGTGTATTTAACAACATGTACCTCTTCGAGGTGAAGAAGCCTCAGGATTCCAAGGGTCCGTGGGATTATCTCACGCTCCTCCAGACGGTGCCCGGCGCCGAAGCCTACATCCCGGTCAAGGACAGCGGCTGCCCGCTGGTGAGGTAG
- a CDS encoding MATE family efflux transporter codes for MYRAPTEAAVAALSATPAHQAADARTCRLVEAPIVPLLIRLAWPNVLIMLAQASAGLIETFFVAKLGSAALAAMALVFPAVMLMTTLSAGALGGSISSAVARALGAGRQAAADALVLHAIAVSLAFGFAFAALFLLFGRQIYGAMGGSGPELEAALIYSKSSSSARR; via the coding sequence ATGTACCGCGCCCCGACAGAAGCGGCCGTTGCCGCGCTAAGCGCGACGCCCGCACACCAAGCCGCCGACGCCAGAACCTGCCGGCTGGTGGAAGCGCCCATCGTGCCGCTTCTGATCAGGCTCGCCTGGCCCAACGTGCTCATTATGCTCGCGCAGGCCTCGGCCGGGCTGATCGAGACCTTCTTCGTGGCCAAGCTCGGCTCGGCGGCGCTCGCGGCCATGGCGCTGGTCTTTCCGGCCGTCATGTTGATGACGACGCTGTCGGCCGGCGCGCTGGGCGGCAGCATTTCCTCCGCCGTGGCGCGGGCGCTCGGCGCGGGAAGGCAGGCGGCGGCGGATGCGCTGGTGCTCCACGCCATTGCGGTGAGCCTTGCTTTCGGGTTCGCCTTCGCCGCGCTGTTCCTTCTGTTCGGCCGACAGATCTATGGGGCGATGGGCGGGTCCGGGCCGGAGCTGGAGGCGGCGCTCATCTATTCCAAATCGTCTTCCTCGGCACGCCGCTGA
- a CDS encoding MATE family efflux transporter, whose protein sequence is MVGTNLGAGRGDRALHIALTGAGLAFVVTETVGLAAAFFPEAWLYLFSAEPAMVAAGSSYLRIVGPFYGFVGIGLALYFAAQGAGRLFWPVVAGFLRGAAGFRSPRRS, encoded by the coding sequence ATGGTGGGCACCAATCTCGGTGCCGGGCGCGGCGACCGCGCGCTGCATATCGCGCTGACCGGTGCGGGCCTCGCCTTCGTCGTGACGGAAACGGTGGGGCTTGCCGCGGCCTTCTTCCCCGAGGCGTGGCTGTACCTGTTCAGCGCGGAACCGGCCATGGTGGCCGCAGGCAGTTCTTACTTGCGCATCGTCGGGCCGTTCTACGGCTTCGTCGGCATCGGGCTCGCGCTTTACTTCGCGGCGCAAGGCGCGGGGCGACTGTTCTGGCCGGTCGTGGCCGGCTTCCTACGCGGAGCAGCCGGCTTCCGTAGCCCGCGTCGCTCTTGA
- a CDS encoding PAS domain-containing protein codes for MPVSDEAHPLWDVHNLKRALHAAGVALWAWTVETNAFAMDEQGFDLWGLPQAKSVTFEDLSSRIHPADRDRVQAAFTATRALVGSYEIDFRILLGDEIRWISARGLGNDEGLHQGQVWGVFLDVTGRKQAEEGHELLAGEMSHRVKNLLAIAAGLTSLT; via the coding sequence ATGCCCGTCAGCGACGAAGCCCACCCCCTGTGGGATGTGCACAACCTCAAGCGCGCCCTTCATGCCGCGGGGGTCGCCCTCTGGGCGTGGACCGTCGAAACCAACGCCTTCGCCATGGACGAGCAGGGGTTTGATCTGTGGGGTCTGCCGCAGGCGAAGAGCGTGACGTTCGAGGATCTCTCCTCCCGCATCCACCCCGCCGACCGCGACAGGGTGCAGGCGGCATTCACGGCCACGCGGGCATTGGTCGGCTCCTATGAGATCGACTTCCGTATTCTCCTCGGCGATGAGATCCGCTGGATTTCCGCCCGCGGTCTCGGCAATGACGAGGGGCTGCACCAGGGCCAGGTTTGGGGCGTTTTTCTCGATGTCACCGGCCGCAAGCAGGCGGAAGAGGGCCACGAGCTGCTGGCGGGCGAGATGAGCCACAGGGTGAAGAACCTGCTGGCGATCGCGGCCGGGCTCACCAGCCTGACATAG
- the xth gene encoding exodeoxyribonuclease III produces MKIASFNVNGVNGRLSVLLRWLAEAQPDAVCLQELKAPSERFPIGEIEKAGYGAIWQGQKSWNGVAILARGREPIETRRGLPGDGDDSQSRYIEGAVDGILIGCLYLPNGNPAPGPKFDYKLDWFRRLTTYAEELLELEVPVVLAGDYNVMPTDLDVYNPERWRDDALFRPEVRALFAAMVDQGWTDALRSLHPGEALYTFWDYFRNAWGRNAGLRLDHFLLSPSLAPRLAAAEVDRAVRGWEKASDHAPLWIELAQEESADRPGGKLTAPSRSRERPTRRK; encoded by the coding sequence GTGAAGATCGCGAGCTTCAATGTCAATGGCGTCAACGGCCGGTTATCGGTCCTGCTGCGTTGGCTCGCTGAAGCGCAGCCGGACGCGGTCTGCCTTCAGGAGCTGAAGGCGCCCAGCGAACGCTTCCCGATCGGCGAGATCGAGAAGGCCGGCTACGGCGCGATCTGGCAGGGCCAGAAGAGCTGGAACGGGGTCGCGATCCTCGCCAGAGGCCGCGAGCCGATCGAGACGCGGCGCGGCCTGCCCGGAGACGGGGACGACAGCCAAAGCCGCTACATCGAAGGGGCGGTCGACGGAATTCTCATCGGTTGCCTCTATTTGCCCAATGGCAATCCGGCGCCCGGGCCGAAGTTCGACTACAAGCTGGACTGGTTCCGGCGCCTTACCACCTATGCGGAGGAGCTTCTGGAGCTTGAGGTGCCGGTGGTGCTCGCCGGCGACTACAATGTGATGCCGACCGACCTCGACGTGTACAATCCCGAACGCTGGCGCGACGATGCCCTCTTTCGGCCAGAGGTCCGCGCACTGTTCGCGGCGATGGTCGACCAGGGCTGGACCGATGCCCTGCGTTCTCTGCATCCCGGCGAGGCCCTCTACACGTTCTGGGATTATTTCCGGAACGCTTGGGGGCGCAATGCAGGGCTGAGGCTGGACCATTTTCTGCTGAGCCCGAGCCTCGCGCCCCGCCTGGCCGCAGCCGAGGTTGATCGCGCCGTGCGGGGCTGGGAGAAGGCAAGCGATCATGCCCCCCTGTGGATCGAATTGGCCCAGGAGGAGAGCGCGGACCGGCCGGGTGGAAAGCTGACGGCGCCCTCTCGATCACGAGAGCGCCCCACGCGCCGGAAGTGA
- a CDS encoding alpha/beta fold hydrolase: MFALFSRLSNRQITLASLVAAGVAAAVANALIARDTERLNPPSGAFIDVDGVRLHYVERGFGEPLVLLHGNGVTLDDLDASGLMAAAATRYRVIAFDRPGFGHSSRPRTTVWTAAAQAELLRKALLQLGVSRCLLFGHSWGACVAVRLAADHPEAVSGLVLASGYYFPDFRADAVALGGPAIPVVGDVLRYTVSPLLARLTWRQMLRNLFAPAKIPAKFRAFPRDMALRPSQLRAAAAESMLMIPAAYSASERYGALTMPVALVAGEGDRVVDIDKQSRRLHDLIAGSSLRRVKAGGHMVHHTATAEVMSAIEEVANAAHDAGERLAPRSRA; this comes from the coding sequence GTGTTCGCCTTGTTCTCTCGTCTTTCCAACCGGCAGATCACCCTTGCCTCCCTGGTCGCGGCCGGTGTCGCAGCCGCCGTCGCCAATGCTCTGATCGCGCGGGACACGGAGCGGCTGAACCCTCCCTCTGGCGCATTCATCGATGTGGATGGCGTGCGCCTTCATTACGTGGAGCGCGGCTTCGGCGAGCCTCTGGTATTGCTGCACGGCAATGGCGTGACCCTCGACGATCTCGATGCAAGCGGTCTGATGGCGGCTGCCGCCACCAGATATCGGGTCATCGCCTTCGATCGTCCCGGCTTCGGACACAGCTCACGTCCGCGCACCACGGTCTGGACAGCGGCCGCGCAGGCGGAACTCCTCCGCAAGGCGCTGCTCCAGCTCGGGGTTTCGCGCTGTCTTCTGTTTGGCCATTCATGGGGAGCCTGCGTCGCAGTCCGCTTGGCGGCGGACCATCCTGAGGCGGTGTCGGGTCTGGTGCTGGCGTCCGGCTATTACTTCCCGGATTTCCGCGCCGATGCGGTCGCGCTCGGCGGACCAGCCATTCCCGTTGTCGGCGACGTGCTCCGCTACACGGTTTCGCCGCTCCTTGCCCGGCTCACCTGGCGCCAGATGCTCCGAAACCTCTTCGCCCCGGCGAAAATTCCGGCGAAGTTCCGGGCCTTTCCACGGGACATGGCACTGCGCCCCTCCCAGCTACGCGCCGCCGCAGCCGAATCGATGCTGATGATTCCTGCGGCCTACAGCGCCAGCGAAAGGTATGGAGCGCTCACGATGCCGGTCGCCCTCGTCGCCGGCGAAGGCGATCGGGTGGTGGACATCGACAAGCAGTCTCGCCGCCTGCATGACCTGATCGCGGGCAGCTCGCTCAGGCGGGTCAAGGCCGGCGGTCACATGGTGCACCACACCGCGACGGCCGAAGTCATGTCCGCCATCGAAGAGGTCGCCAATGCCGCCCACGACGCGGGCGAACGCTTGGCTCCGAGGTCGCGTGCGTGA
- a CDS encoding SDR family NAD(P)-dependent oxidoreductase, with the protein MSNRLEGKIAIVFGAGSVGPGWGNGKATAVTFARNGAHVVCVDVNPAAAEATLEIIAAEGGAASAFACDVTSSDAVADVVAQVMAAHGRIDVLHNNVGYATMGGPIELDEAAWHRTIDLNLTGCFLTCKHVLPHMLARRSGAIVNVSSIAAVRYTGYPYIAYYAAKAAVNNFTMGLALQYAKDGIRVNAIMPGLMNTPLIFQQISGQYADAEAMVAARDAACPTGKMGTAWDIANAALFLASDEAGYITGVSLPVDGGLSCRAG; encoded by the coding sequence ATGAGCAACCGCCTTGAAGGCAAGATCGCGATCGTGTTCGGCGCCGGGTCTGTCGGGCCGGGCTGGGGCAACGGCAAGGCGACGGCGGTGACCTTCGCCCGCAACGGCGCCCACGTGGTGTGCGTGGACGTGAACCCGGCCGCCGCCGAGGCGACCTTAGAGATCATCGCCGCCGAGGGCGGCGCCGCCTCCGCCTTCGCCTGCGACGTGACCAGTTCCGATGCCGTGGCCGATGTTGTGGCGCAGGTCATGGCGGCCCACGGGCGCATCGACGTGCTGCACAACAATGTGGGCTACGCCACCATGGGCGGCCCCATCGAGCTGGACGAGGCGGCCTGGCACCGGACCATCGACCTCAACCTCACCGGCTGCTTCCTCACCTGCAAGCACGTGCTGCCGCATATGCTGGCGCGCCGCTCCGGCGCCATCGTCAACGTCTCGTCCATCGCGGCGGTGCGCTACACCGGCTATCCCTACATCGCCTATTACGCGGCGAAGGCGGCGGTGAACAACTTCACCATGGGCCTTGCCCTTCAATATGCGAAGGACGGCATCCGCGTGAACGCGATCATGCCCGGGCTCATGAACACGCCGCTGATCTTCCAGCAGATTTCCGGCCAGTACGCCGATGCCGAGGCGATGGTCGCGGCGCGCGACGCCGCCTGCCCCACCGGCAAGATGGGAACCGCCTGGGATATCGCCAACGCCGCCCTTTTCCTCGCCTCCGACGAGGCTGGCTACATCACCGGCGTCAGCCTGCCGGTGGATGGCGGCCTGTCCTGCCGCGCCGGCTGA
- a CDS encoding cytochrome c oxidase assembly factor Coa1 family protein — MTNEALNDPAEIPPELDRWNWGAFFLNWIWGIGNSTWIALLALIPLVNLVMMIVLGFRGSRWAWRNRTWRSPDQFRRTQRAWGIAGLVVWLVVVGGFGTMFYTMPGILKNTDAYAQTMKAVQSDPQVVSALGANIQDGFWVFGQVTVDGNGGGSASYSIPIHGDKGSGKAIAQATREGNRWTIRQLVVTVDGRQTPIVLIRNGRPGGIGA; from the coding sequence ATGACCAACGAAGCCCTGAATGACCCAGCGGAAATCCCGCCCGAGCTCGACCGCTGGAACTGGGGCGCCTTCTTCCTCAACTGGATCTGGGGCATCGGCAATTCCACCTGGATCGCGCTGCTCGCGCTCATCCCGCTCGTCAACCTGGTCATGATGATCGTTCTGGGCTTCAGGGGCAGCCGCTGGGCCTGGCGCAATCGCACATGGCGCAGCCCCGACCAGTTCCGCCGCACACAGCGCGCCTGGGGCATCGCCGGCCTCGTCGTCTGGCTCGTCGTGGTGGGCGGATTCGGCACGATGTTCTACACCATGCCGGGCATCCTGAAGAATACCGACGCCTACGCGCAGACCATGAAGGCGGTGCAGTCCGACCCGCAGGTCGTCAGCGCGCTCGGCGCGAACATCCAGGACGGCTTCTGGGTGTTCGGGCAGGTGACGGTCGATGGGAATGGCGGCGGCTCCGCGAGCTACAGCATCCCCATTCATGGGGACAAGGGATCGGGGAAAGCCATCGCCCAGGCGACCCGGGAGGGTAACCGCTGGACCATCCGGCAGCTTGTCGTCACCGTGGATGGCCGGCAGACGCCCATCGTCCTCATCCGCAACGGCCGGCCGGGGGGCATCGGCGCCTGA
- a CDS encoding linear amide C-N hydrolase, giving the protein MCTALVYGDAAGRSYLGRTLELTMDLPYEVAWFPAGFPVTSQAPGHPALAYAVDHAFLAITMPWRVPTPEAPLGMADLKVIEGLNDKGLTFSLLSYPAAAGRAQGVEMTRAVLAASDLGSWVLGRFASVAEVKAALAAQPVVLEALALLQGAVSPFHYVVNDAAGASLVIEFHKGEMQLYDNPVRVMTNGPRFDWHLTNLDNYTFLSNVDRPAATFGGYAARQPDSGIATAGLPSSSTSVGRFVRAVYYAEFAEKADTADGAVNALAHVMNTFDRPRGVSIDYPGEGGGHMEVAGLKEDAARPYATEFTSWTSLSDLGRLLFFVRDYAGMNFTRFDLAALRDAAQPLALPLSRLSALPPDATGSLKAAAKAEIG; this is encoded by the coding sequence ATGTGCACAGCGCTCGTCTATGGTGATGCCGCGGGGCGGTCCTATCTCGGTCGCACGCTCGAACTGACGATGGATCTGCCTTACGAGGTCGCCTGGTTCCCGGCCGGTTTCCCCGTGACCTCGCAGGCGCCCGGCCATCCGGCGCTCGCCTATGCGGTCGATCATGCCTTCCTCGCCATCACCATGCCCTGGCGCGTGCCCACGCCCGAGGCGCCGCTCGGCATGGCGGATCTCAAGGTCATCGAGGGCCTGAACGACAAGGGCCTCACCTTCAGCCTCCTGTCCTATCCAGCCGCCGCCGGCCGCGCGCAGGGGGTGGAGATGACGCGCGCCGTGCTCGCCGCCTCCGATCTCGGCAGCTGGGTACTGGGACGGTTCGCGAGCGTGGCGGAGGTGAAGGCGGCCCTCGCCGCGCAGCCGGTGGTGCTGGAGGCGCTGGCGCTGCTGCAGGGGGCGGTCTCGCCCTTCCATTATGTGGTGAACGACGCCGCGGGCGCCTCGCTGGTGATCGAGTTCCACAAGGGCGAGATGCAGCTCTACGACAATCCCGTGCGGGTGATGACCAACGGCCCCCGCTTCGACTGGCACCTGACCAATCTCGACAATTACACCTTCCTCAGCAATGTCGACCGTCCTGCGGCGACCTTCGGCGGCTATGCGGCGCGCCAGCCCGATTCCGGCATCGCCACGGCGGGGCTGCCATCCTCCAGCACGTCGGTGGGGCGCTTCGTGCGGGCGGTTTATTACGCCGAGTTCGCCGAGAAGGCGGACACGGCCGATGGGGCGGTGAACGCGCTCGCCCATGTGATGAACACCTTCGACCGGCCGCGCGGCGTCTCCATCGATTACCCGGGGGAGGGCGGCGGCCACATGGAGGTGGCGGGGCTGAAGGAGGACGCCGCGCGGCCTTACGCGACCGAATTCACCTCCTGGACCAGCCTCTCCGACCTCGGCCGGCTCCTGTTCTTCGTGCGCGACTATGCCGGCATGAACTTCACCCGCTTCGACCTCGCCGCGCTCCGGGATGCGGCGCAGCCGCTCGCGCTTCCCCTGAGCCGCCTGTCGGCGCTGCCGCCGGACGCGACCGGATCGCTGAAGGCGGCAGCGAAAGCCGAAATCGGATGA
- the arsH gene encoding arsenical resistance protein ArsH, giving the protein MTDDILPNVNEALFHVPAPDRLIPAAPSRHPPRILLLYGSLRERSYSRLLTLEAERLLNRLGAETRVYHADGLPLPDGAPVHHLKVAELRELALWSEGQVWCSPERHGAMSAVMKAQIDWIPLALGAIRPTQGRTLAVMQVCGGSQSFNAVNQMRILGRWMRMLTIPNQSSVAKAYQEFDEAGRMKPSAYYDRVVDVMEELVKFTLLTRDISPYLTDRYSERKEAAEALEARLALGSAVR; this is encoded by the coding sequence GTGACCGACGACATCCTCCCCAACGTGAACGAAGCCCTGTTCCACGTTCCGGCCCCCGACCGGCTCATCCCGGCCGCGCCCTCCCGTCACCCCCCGCGCATCCTGTTGCTCTATGGCTCGCTGCGCGAGCGCTCCTACTCCCGCCTGCTGACGCTGGAGGCCGAGCGTCTGCTGAACCGGCTGGGGGCGGAAACGCGGGTCTATCACGCGGATGGCCTGCCCTTGCCCGATGGCGCCCCGGTGCACCACCTCAAGGTAGCGGAGCTGCGCGAACTCGCCCTGTGGTCGGAGGGGCAGGTGTGGTGCAGCCCGGAGCGGCACGGCGCCATGAGCGCGGTGATGAAGGCGCAGATCGACTGGATCCCCCTCGCGCTGGGCGCCATCCGCCCCACGCAGGGGCGCACGCTCGCCGTGATGCAGGTGTGCGGCGGTTCGCAATCCTTCAATGCGGTGAACCAGATGCGCATCCTCGGCCGCTGGATGCGCATGCTCACCATCCCCAACCAGTCGTCCGTCGCCAAGGCCTATCAGGAGTTCGACGAGGCGGGCCGCATGAAGCCCTCGGCTTATTACGACCGGGTGGTGGACGTGATGGAGGAACTGGTGAAGTTCACGCTGCTCACCCGCGACATCTCCCCCTACCTCACGGACCGCTACAGCGAGCGCAAGGAGGCGGCCGAGGCGCTGGAGGCGCGGCTCGCCCTCGGCTCGGCCGTGCGGTGA
- a CDS encoding MFS transporter has protein sequence MTAAASPAGAGGAGRGVIAALGVVQIPTWGSSFYLLTVLAGPIAADTGWPLQWIVGSLCVGLLVAGLVSPKVGALIAARGGRPVLAGGCVLLACGLALLALAQGPIVFALGWCIAGAGMAASLYDAAFAALGRLYGAGARRAITLLTLWGGFASTVCWPITAFLDAHLGWRATCLVYAGLHLGLSMPLVLAFVPKVAHREESGGPTRVTPVTLGGRERLAFLLMGGIVTCIGTIASAMSVQVLALLQSRGLSLAEAVALGTLVGPSQVLARVVEQMSGGRHHPLWTMIWAVALMGLGLVLLAAGFPIVAVALVAYGAGNGIFSIAKGTVPLAVLGAERYPVLAGRLARPALLAQALAPLGAAQLLTAGGAGAVLAALVALWLAAAVLLALLWRRV, from the coding sequence GTGACTGCCGCCGCATCGCCGGCCGGAGCCGGCGGCGCCGGCCGTGGGGTCATCGCCGCGCTCGGCGTGGTGCAGATCCCCACCTGGGGCTCGTCCTTCTATCTGCTCACGGTGCTGGCCGGGCCGATCGCGGCGGACACGGGCTGGCCGCTGCAATGGATCGTCGGCAGTCTCTGCGTGGGGCTGCTGGTGGCGGGGCTCGTCTCGCCGAAGGTCGGCGCGTTGATCGCTGCGCGCGGCGGCCGGCCGGTGCTGGCGGGCGGCTGCGTCCTGCTGGCCTGCGGCCTCGCGCTGCTGGCGCTGGCGCAGGGGCCGATCGTGTTCGCTTTGGGCTGGTGCATCGCCGGCGCGGGCATGGCGGCGAGCCTTTATGATGCGGCCTTTGCCGCGCTGGGCCGGCTCTATGGCGCCGGGGCGCGTCGGGCGATCACGCTGCTGACGTTATGGGGCGGCTTCGCCAGCACGGTGTGCTGGCCCATCACCGCCTTCCTCGATGCGCATCTGGGCTGGCGCGCGACCTGCCTCGTCTATGCCGGCCTGCATCTGGGCCTCTCCATGCCGCTGGTGCTGGCGTTCGTGCCGAAGGTCGCGCATCGGGAGGAAAGCGGCGGGCCGACGCGGGTCACGCCGGTGACGCTCGGCGGGCGGGAGCGCCTCGCCTTCCTCCTCATGGGCGGCATCGTCACCTGCATCGGCACCATCGCGTCCGCCATGTCGGTGCAGGTGCTGGCGCTACTCCAGTCGCGCGGCCTCAGTCTTGCGGAAGCGGTGGCGCTCGGGACGCTCGTCGGGCCATCGCAGGTGCTCGCGCGCGTGGTCGAGCAGATGTCTGGCGGTCGGCATCATCCGCTCTGGACGATGATCTGGGCGGTGGCGCTGATGGGGCTCGGGCTCGTGCTGCTCGCGGCCGGCTTTCCCATCGTCGCGGTTGCGCTGGTGGCTTACGGGGCGGGTAACGGCATCTTCTCCATCGCCAAGGGCACGGTGCCGCTGGCGGTGCTGGGAGCGGAGCGCTATCCCGTGCTCGCCGGCCGCCTTGCCCGCCCGGCTTTGCTGGCGCAGGCGCTGGCGCCGCTGGGTGCGGCGCAGCTGCTGACGGCCGGCGGGGCGGGCGCGGTGCTCGCGGCGTTGGTCGCCCTGTGGCTCGCGGCGGCGGTGCTGCTCGCGCTGCTGTGGCGGCGGGTTTAG